Proteins encoded within one genomic window of Solenopsis invicta isolate M01_SB chromosome 10, UNIL_Sinv_3.0, whole genome shotgun sequence:
- the LOC113005859 gene encoding uncharacterized protein LOC113005859, with translation MKVAERLINGRLCWWLEKSNILPNSQAGFRSGRSCADNIAILHSDICNNWNNKKNTYALFFDIKGAYDNVLWDILVYKLIQLKLPPTFIKFIFNLTSSRIVQFKYDDIDLIRHTQRGLPQGSVLSPILYSIYVAELENLFRYNTNIKILQYADDICLYISHENRITALSELEEAGNRVAAWFDSLGLDLAPDKSQLCIFSKGNNQRDRFWSICNNLKWNSHVNKVVASCSKPLAILSFLRTTWWGSDPSLLLMLYKGLIRSRMEYGAFVWFNLPQYLTRKLEMIQFQACRTALGYRKTTPINVILYEAREPPLRARFEFLGRFSTRCRKPWFHKFKFKRKSVVSINRLRSGHTTLAECLFNHKIIDSPLCECGDIQSPNHIIWQCEHLNGQREKLLQTLSAQGLMGPFCIEQFLHIMNPDIIFALASFIDTIPTRI, from the exons ATGAAAGTGGCGGAGAGGCTTATTAACGGCCGACTTTGCTGGTGGCTAGAGAAATCTAATATACTACCTAATAGCCAGGCAGGGTTTAGAAGTGGCAGATCCTGCGCAGATAATATAGCTATTCTCCACTCGGATATTTGCAACAATTGgaataacaagaaaaatacCTACGCCTTATTCTTTGATATCAAAGGCGCCTACGATAACGTGTTATGGGATATTTTAGTTTACAAATTAATTCAACTTAAACTACCaccaacatttattaaatttattttcaatctcACCTCTTCAAGGATAGTACAGTTCAAATATGATGATATCGATTTAATTAGACATACTCAAAGGGGTCTTCCGCAAGGCTCAGTTTTGAGTCCAATACTGTACTCCATATATGTCGCTGAACTAGAAAACTTGTTTCGATATAAtactaacataaaaatattgcagtatGCGGATGACATCTGCTTATACATATCCCATGAGAATCGCATCACCGCTTTGTCGGAGCTGGAGGAGGCGGGCAATAGAGTAGCTGCCTGGTTTGATTCGTTGGGACTAGACCTTGCTCCCGATAAGTCACAGCTCTGTATTTTTAGTAAGGGTAACAACCAGCGAGATCGTTTTTGGTCCATCTGC AACAATCTTAAATGGAACAGTCACGTAAACAAGGTAGTGGCTAGCTGTAGCAAACCGTTAGCCATTCTGAGCTTTCTTAGAACTACCTGGTGGGGCTCTGACCCCTCACTGCTCCTCATGTTATACAAAGGATTGATAAGATCACGGATGGAATACGGAGCTTTTGTGTGGTTCAATCTTCCTCAATATCTCACTAGGAAACTTGAAATGATACAATTCCAGGCTTGTCGCACGGCGCTGGGTTACAGAAAAACTACGCCGATTAATGTAATACTTTATGAGGCCAGGGAGCCTCCTCTTAGGGCCAGATTTGAATTCTTGGG TCGATTCTCGACGAGGTGTCGTAAACCATGGTTCCATAAATTCAAGTTTAAGCGGAAAAGCGTGGTGTCGATTAATAGATTGAGATCCGGACATACTACCTTAGCGGaatgtttatttaatcataaGATCATAGATTCGCCGCTTTGCGAGTGCGGCGATATTCAGTCTCCCAACCACATTATCTGGCAATGTGAGCATCTGAATGGGCAGAGGGAAAAACTTTTGCAAACTTTATCTGCTCAGGGTTTGATGGGTCCGTTCTGCATCGAACAATTTCTGCATATTATGAACCCGGATATTATTTTCGCGCTTGCTTCCTTTATTGATACCATTCCGACCAGAATATAG